A window of the Heptranchias perlo isolate sHepPer1 chromosome 37, sHepPer1.hap1, whole genome shotgun sequence genome harbors these coding sequences:
- the LOC137304268 gene encoding alpha-N-acetylgalactosaminide alpha-2,6-sialyltransferase 3-like isoform X2, with translation MICAQKKRNVLVAVALIGGVSFVVAMVRYIHQSPYPIILSQLARDRGSSSLSHFFGTFGRNDKLLRGYVSLPEQQPLRLSCHQCSIISSSGQMLGKSLGAEIDQSECVWRMNNAPTEGYETDVGSRTTVRVVSHTSTPLLLRQGAFISDLNNSVYIFWGPQRNMRRDGKGLVYNMLRTIRKRFPSAKLYTLTEEQMRYCDIVFKKETGKDRTEGHRNVPYHYYEPSGQEECLEYYIHENARYGGHRFITEKTVFAKWAKERKIKFFNPTWHIS, from the exons ATGATCTGTGCACAGAAGAAG CGGAATGTTCTGGTAGCGGTGGCTCTGATTGGAGGCGTGTCGTTTGTCGTTGCCATGGTCCGTTACATACATCAGTCTCCCTATCCCATAATACTCTCACAGCTGGCCAGGGACCGAGGCAGCAGCAGCCTAAGTCACTTCTTTGGTACTTTTGGACGAAATGACAAGCTGCTAAGAGGTTACGTCAGCCTGCCCGAGCAGCAG CCATTGAGACTCTCCTGTCACCAGTGCAGCATCATCTCCAGCTCTGGGCAGATGTTGGGCAAGAGCCTGGGGGCGGAGATCGACCAATCGGAATGCGTGTGGAGGATGAATAACGCCCCAACAGAAGGGTACGAAACAGATGTGGGCAGCAGGACCACGGTGAGAGTGGTGTCTCACACCAGCACCCCACTGCTCCTCCGGCAGGGAGCTTTCATCTCCGACCTCAACAACTCCGTTTACATCTTCTGGGGCCCTCAGCGCAACATGAGACGAGACGGGAAGGGGCTGGTTTACAACATGCTGAGGACCATCCGAAAACGCTTCCCTTCTGCCAAGCTTTACACTCTGACAGAGGAGCAGATGAGATACTGCGACATCGTTTTTAAAAAAGAGACAGGGAAGGACAG AACTGAAGGGCACAGAAATGTCCCATACCATTATTATGaacccagcggacaggaggagTGTCTGGAGTATTACATACACGAGAACGCACGGTACGGAGGCCATCGGTTCATCACAGAGAAAACAGTCTTCGCAAAGTGGGCAAAGGAGAGGAAGATCAAATTCTTCAATCCCACCTGGCATATCTCCTGA
- the LOC137304268 gene encoding alpha-N-acetylgalactosaminide alpha-2,6-sialyltransferase 3-like isoform X1, with translation MICAQKKRNVLVAVALIGGVSFVVAMVRYIHQSPYPIILSQLARDRGSSSLSHFFGTFGRNDKLLRGYVSLPEQQPLRLSCHQCSIISSSGQMLGKSLGAEIDQSECVWRMNNAPTEGYETDVGSRTTVRVVSHTSTPLLLRQGAFISDLNNSVYIFWGPQRNMRRDGKGLVYNMLRTIRKRFPSAKLYTLTEEQMRYCDIVFKKETGKDRVLSGSYLSTGWFTFILAMEACSTIHVYGMINDTYCRTEGHRNVPYHYYEPSGQEECLEYYIHENARYGGHRFITEKTVFAKWAKERKIKFFNPTWHIS, from the exons ATGATCTGTGCACAGAAGAAG CGGAATGTTCTGGTAGCGGTGGCTCTGATTGGAGGCGTGTCGTTTGTCGTTGCCATGGTCCGTTACATACATCAGTCTCCCTATCCCATAATACTCTCACAGCTGGCCAGGGACCGAGGCAGCAGCAGCCTAAGTCACTTCTTTGGTACTTTTGGACGAAATGACAAGCTGCTAAGAGGTTACGTCAGCCTGCCCGAGCAGCAG CCATTGAGACTCTCCTGTCACCAGTGCAGCATCATCTCCAGCTCTGGGCAGATGTTGGGCAAGAGCCTGGGGGCGGAGATCGACCAATCGGAATGCGTGTGGAGGATGAATAACGCCCCAACAGAAGGGTACGAAACAGATGTGGGCAGCAGGACCACGGTGAGAGTGGTGTCTCACACCAGCACCCCACTGCTCCTCCGGCAGGGAGCTTTCATCTCCGACCTCAACAACTCCGTTTACATCTTCTGGGGCCCTCAGCGCAACATGAGACGAGACGGGAAGGGGCTGGTTTACAACATGCTGAGGACCATCCGAAAACGCTTCCCTTCTGCCAAGCTTTACACTCTGACAGAGGAGCAGATGAGATACTGCGACATCGTTTTTAAAAAAGAGACAGGGAAGGACAG GGTGCTGTCTGGCTCCTATCTAAGTACGGGCTGGTTTACCTTTATATTGGCCATGGAAGCGTGCAGCACTATCCATGTCTATGGAATGATCAATGATACTTACTGCAG AACTGAAGGGCACAGAAATGTCCCATACCATTATTATGaacccagcggacaggaggagTGTCTGGAGTATTACATACACGAGAACGCACGGTACGGAGGCCATCGGTTCATCACAGAGAAAACAGTCTTCGCAAAGTGGGCAAAGGAGAGGAAGATCAAATTCTTCAATCCCACCTGGCATATCTCCTGA
- the LOC137304268 gene encoding alpha-N-acetylgalactosaminide alpha-2,6-sialyltransferase 3-like isoform X3, giving the protein MSFTLSGRPNALFSQQPLRLSCHQCSIISSSGQMLGKSLGAEIDQSECVWRMNNAPTEGYETDVGSRTTVRVVSHTSTPLLLRQGAFISDLNNSVYIFWGPQRNMRRDGKGLVYNMLRTIRKRFPSAKLYTLTEEQMRYCDIVFKKETGKDRVLSGSYLSTGWFTFILAMEACSTIHVYGMINDTYCRTEGHRNVPYHYYEPSGQEECLEYYIHENARYGGHRFITEKTVFAKWAKERKIKFFNPTWHIS; this is encoded by the exons ATGTCTTTCAcgctctcaggacgtcccaatgcactTTTCAGCCAACAG CCATTGAGACTCTCCTGTCACCAGTGCAGCATCATCTCCAGCTCTGGGCAGATGTTGGGCAAGAGCCTGGGGGCGGAGATCGACCAATCGGAATGCGTGTGGAGGATGAATAACGCCCCAACAGAAGGGTACGAAACAGATGTGGGCAGCAGGACCACGGTGAGAGTGGTGTCTCACACCAGCACCCCACTGCTCCTCCGGCAGGGAGCTTTCATCTCCGACCTCAACAACTCCGTTTACATCTTCTGGGGCCCTCAGCGCAACATGAGACGAGACGGGAAGGGGCTGGTTTACAACATGCTGAGGACCATCCGAAAACGCTTCCCTTCTGCCAAGCTTTACACTCTGACAGAGGAGCAGATGAGATACTGCGACATCGTTTTTAAAAAAGAGACAGGGAAGGACAG GGTGCTGTCTGGCTCCTATCTAAGTACGGGCTGGTTTACCTTTATATTGGCCATGGAAGCGTGCAGCACTATCCATGTCTATGGAATGATCAATGATACTTACTGCAG AACTGAAGGGCACAGAAATGTCCCATACCATTATTATGaacccagcggacaggaggagTGTCTGGAGTATTACATACACGAGAACGCACGGTACGGAGGCCATCGGTTCATCACAGAGAAAACAGTCTTCGCAAAGTGGGCAAAGGAGAGGAAGATCAAATTCTTCAATCCCACCTGGCATATCTCCTGA